The Aspergillus chevalieri M1 DNA, chromosome 5, nearly complete sequence genome includes a region encoding these proteins:
- a CDS encoding uncharacterized protein (BUSCO:EOG09260WCZ;~COG:U;~EggNog:ENOG410PGGC;~InterPro:IPR039745,IPR012501;~PFAM:PF07928;~go_component: GO:0000938 - GARP complex [Evidence IEA];~go_process: GO:0042147 - retrograde transport, endosome to Golgi [Evidence IEA]), with the protein MSTASPRKSIDSLGSGTSTPSLSQQSANPLDSPRFPPQRNTPLRRGSTASSVVSIGGALDSSQRHGSIAESGQNAISTLLQPPIVRTGLLPHTAVSSTGYKPPSSRDIPPVTLTNIPHVESKAFQPYVSQVGSLYDVFQQAKESAGEESQLARGGKGPQKLDDFDRLGSRSQERRPSTLSISSRASSPYDARGRRRSSGGLSRGQGITPLSTIPPLYFEEEFHLENPRIFDVVSEKSDIIRPPSNGAGEPAPTGRKALATNAILQEKLSWYMDTVELHLISSISTASKSFFSALGSLRELHSEAADSVKRIQTLRKDLQKIDREMALGGLKIVNLRRRRENVRMLADAVSQLCDVVESVSRCDQLVESGEIEQAAYGLEEIERLMAGEHADGRPSEDDASPERKRRIDLRGIKALEGASDDLARLRTRIGGGYESRFLSELLADLRQHVDKVPLDSTLRRWGSSFQRQRGAQRSDSTISPAYMSFDDKFRSKLLSQLTGLARTHHTTPATTSFKTAVLREMKALIRKQMPSSSDDDAESAISVSTARSSSLSQQEKSSILARNLRAMDAEDSYSMLSRVYTNVSESLRRLSVQVKILLDIASGLDNPSESKSRSPSPDPRRSESRSRRPTIVAQDEILQVLDMSSLLGQAVDIAQSQITKVLKVRTEQTSQLAKEDFVKYFTLNRLFADECEAISGRSGTTLKTVVGNQIRDYVTRFGENQRHSLVEVMDADRWDAKDFGDAENAALSRILDASTKDIETWTHASKIWLSAKANDTPENSTAPVNGSGKEKARSALIDEQKYILSDSAIAMMRSIESFQFLIANIPSMIQDVASGLLESLKLFNSRSSQLILGAGATRSAGLKNITTKHLALSSQSLSFIIALVPYIREFVRRQAPSSPLMGEFDKVKRLYQDHQSGIHEKLVDIMSARSNVHVNAMKKIDWDADSASSGANSYMETLTKETATLHRVLSKHLPDITVTMIMDPVFRSYRDQWTKAYGETNVRTEAGKQRMQRDAEYFQTKMDKIEGSGELGKRLLELVQAKNVESGSTREGSNSLKKSEDGSKSGTSNQS; encoded by the exons ATGTCCACCGCGAGTCCGCGCAAGTCGATTGACAGCCTTGGCTCGGGTACGTCGACGCCGTCGTTGTCCCAACAGTCCGCCAATCCGTTGGATTCGCCCCGGTTCCCGCCTCAGCGAAACACCCCCCTAAGGAGAGGGTCGACTGCAAGTTCGGTTGTGAGCATTGGAGGAGCTCTGGACTCGTCACAACGTCATGGGTCAATTGCGGAATCAGGGCAGAATG CGATTTCCACCCTGCTTCAACCTCCGATTGTCCGCACGGGACTACTTCCTCATACCGCGGTGTCGTCTACCGGATATAAACCCCCGTCGTCCCGCGATATTCCCCCGGTGACATTGACGAACATACCCCATGTCGAATCGAAAGCGTTTCAACCGTATGTGTCCCAGGTGGGGTCATTGTACGATGTATTCCAGCAGGCCAAGGAAAGCGCCGGAGAAGAATCACAACTCGCGCGAGGAGGCAAGGGTCCTCAGAAACTGGACGACTTCGATAGACTCGGGTCCAGATCGCAGGAACGACGACCGTCGACATTGTCTATTAGCTCACGTGCCAGTTCGCCATATGATGCTAGAGGTAGAAGACGGTCTTCTGGTGGACTAAGCCGTGGTCAGGGAATTACGCCGCTTTCGACGATTCCGCCGTTATACTTTGAGGAAGAATTTCATCTCGAGAACCCCCGGATATTCGATGTGGTGTCGGAGAAATCGGACATAATTAGGCCTCCTTCAAATGGGGCTGGAGAGCCCGCACCAACTGGTAGAAAGGCGCTTGCTACGAATGCCATTCTGCAGGAGAAACTGTCATGGTACATGGATACAGTGGAACTACACCTCATTTCGTCTATATCTACAGCGTCCAAATCTTTCTTTTCAGCCCTAGGGTCTCTGCGTGAACTACACTCTGAAGCAGCCGATTCAGTGAAACGGATACAAACCTTGCGGAAGGACCTTCAAAAGATTGACCGGGAAATGGCATTAGGGGGGCTAAAAATCGTCAACCTGCGGCGTCGAAGGGAAAACGTTCGAATGCTTGCTGACGCCGTGTCCCAACTTTGCGACGTGGTCGAGTCCGTTTCTCGGTGTGACCAGCTTGTGGAGAGCGGTGAAATCGAGCAGGCTGCTTATGGCCTTGAAGAGATTGAGAGGTTAATGGCCGGTGAGCATGCTGATGGACGTCCTAGCGAAGATGATGCTTCGCCAGAGCGGAAGAGAAGAATCGATTTGCGGGGGATCAAAGCTCTAGAGGGCGCATCTGACGACCTTGCGCGATTGAGGACTAGGATTGGTGGGGGATACGAGAGCAGATTCTTAAGCGAACTCCTTGCGGATCTAAGACAACATGTGGACAAAGTGCCGCTTGATTCAACTTTGCGACGATGGGGTTCCTCTTTCCAGCGACAACGCGGAGCACAGCGTTCTGATTCTACAATATCACCGGCCTATATGTCCTTTGATGATAAGTTCCGATCCAAGTTACTGTCTCAGCTTACGGGACTCGCACGCACTCATCATACCACTCCTGCGACCACTTCATTCAAGACCGCTGTTCTCCGAGAGATGAAAGCCCTGATCCGCAAGCAGATGCCCAGTTCcagcgatgatgatgccgAGTCAGCAATCTCTGTATCTACGGCAAGGTCATCATCACTTAGCCAGCAAGAGAAGTCGTCGATTCTCGCACGCAACCTCCGTGCAATGGATGCGGAAGATTCTTACAGCATGCTGAGCCGAGTTTATACCAACGTCAGTGAATCTTTGCGAAGATTAAGCGTCCAAGTCAAGATTCTCCTTGACATCGCCAGTGGTTTGGACAATCCATCTGAATCCAAGTCCCGGTCTCCAAGCCCTGATCCGCGACGGTCGGAGAGCCGTAGTAGACGACCGACAATAGTCGCGCAGGATGAAATCTTACAGGTTCTAGACATGTCTAGTCTCCTGGGACAAGCTGTGGACATCGCCCAGTCACAGATAACCAAGGTTCTGAAAGTCCGGACCGAACAGACCTCTCAGCTTGCCAAGGAAGACTTCGTGAAATACTTCACGTTGAACAGGCTATTTGCCGATGAATGCGAGGCAATTTCCGGGAGAAGCGGTACTACTTTGAAAACCGTTGTGGGCAACCAGATCCGGGACTACGTCACACGGTTCGGTGAGAACCAGCGACATAGTCTTGTCGAGGTGATGGATGCGGACCGATGGGATGCTAAAGACTTTGGTGATGCTGAAAACGCAGCCCTCAGTCGGATTCTTGATGCAAGTACCAAGGATATTGAGACTTGGACACATGCATCGAAGATCTGGCTATCGGCTAAGGCGAACGATACGCCAGAGAACAGCACAGCACCTGTAAATGGCTCTGGCAAGGAAAAGGCGCGGAGCGCCCTCATCGACGAACAGAAATACATCTTGTCAGACTCCGCCATCGCGATGATGCGAAGCATCGAGAGCTTCCAATTCCTCATAGCAAACATCCCCAGCATGATCCAGGACGTCGCATCTGGTCTGCTGGAGTCGCTCAAGCTCTTCAACTCGCGTTCCTCGCAGCTAATTCTGGGCGCGGGAGCAACCCGAAGCGCGGGATTGAAGAACATTACGACCAAGCACCTCGCCCTCTCATCTCAATCTCTAAGCTTCATCATTGCCCTGGTTCCATACATCCGAGAGTTTGTCCGCCGCCAAGCACCGTCCAGCCCATTAATGGGCGAATTCGACAAAGTGAAGCGACTATACCAAGACCACCAGTCCGGCATCCATGAAAAACTAGTCGACATTATGAGCGCTCGCTCTAACGTACACGTCAAcgcgatgaagaagatcgACTGGGATGCTGATTCTGCGTCCAGCGGTGCGAATTCATATATGGAGACTTTAACCAAGGAAACCGCCACACTTCATCGTGTGCTGAGCAAGCATCTCCCCGATATTACTGTTACGATGATCATGGATCCCGTCTTCAGGAGTTACCGTGATCAGTGGACGAAGGCGTATGGGGAGACGAATGTGCGGACGGAGGCTGGGAAGCAACG AATGCAACGCGACGCAGAGTACTTCCAGACAAAGATGGACAAGATCGAAGGATCTGGAGAACTGGGAAAGCGTCTCTTGGAACTGGTTCAAGCGAAGAACGTCGAATCGGGCTCAACTAGGGAGGGTTCAAACTCACTCAAGAAGAGCGAGGATGGTTCAAAATCAGGGACGAGCAACCAATCCTGA
- a CDS encoding zinc-binding alcohol dehydrogenase family protein (COG:Q;~EggNog:ENOG410PWM2;~InterPro:IPR013154,IPR036291,IPR011032,IPR020843;~PFAM:PF00107,PF08240,PF13602;~go_function: GO:0016491 - oxidoreductase activity [Evidence IEA];~go_process: GO:0055114 - oxidation-reduction process [Evidence IEA]), whose amino-acid sequence MSTMNAIVISTPGPPNVLKLLQRPTPQPRANEVLIRIRAFGLNRSEMFTRQGHSPVQFPRILGIEAVGTIAATAPGLESRFPKGASVATAMGGMGRAFDGGYAEYACIPAKQVRVLPRTSLGWEVLGALPEMLQTAWGSLMWALELKKGERLLVRGGTSSVGLAAAAIAKAHGAIVGATTRKKERESMLRENGADEVWIDDGAIEEQIRQASSTSSSAGLYDKVLELVGTVTLADSLKCSRKGGTVCMAGIVGNEWSLKDMSPMELIPSETKLTVYGGGDEQFMKMPLDDLVKLVEFGKLKVKIGRVFTMEEIVEAHRCMENDEAQGKIVVIP is encoded by the coding sequence ATGTCTACCATGAACGCCATCGTCATATCCACCCCAGGCCCTCCCAACGTCCTCAAACTCCTCCAAAGACCAACCCCCCAACCCCGCGCAAACGAAGTCCTAATCCGCATCCGCGCCTTTGGCCTCAACCGCTCGGAAATGTTCACCCGCCAGGGCCACTCCCCCGTCCAATTTCCGCGCATCCTGGGTATCGAAGCCGTTGGCACCATTGCAGCCACAGCCCCGGGTCTCGAAAGCCGGTTTCCGAAAGGAGCTTCTGTAGCTACGGCTATGGGCGGGATGGGGAGGGCCTTTGATGGGGGGTATGCGGAGTATGCTTGTATTCCAGCGAAGCAGGTGAGGGTTCTACCGAGGACGAGTCTGGGTTGGGAGGTGCTTGGCGCACTGCCAGAGATGTTGCAGACGGCGTGGGGATCGTTGATGTGGGCGTTGGAATTGAAGAAGGGGGAGAGGCTGTTGGTTCGGGGCGGGACATCGAGTGTTGGActtgcggcggcggcgattGCGAAGGCTCATGGGGCTATTGTTGGGgcgacgacgaggaagaaggagagagaaagTATGCTCAGAGAGAACGGGGCCGATGAGGTCTGGATTGATGACGGGGCGATTGAAGAGCAGATACGGCAGGCGTCGTCAACGTCTTCCTCGGCGGGGTTGTATGATAAGGTGCTCGAGCTGGTTGGAACTGTTACGCTGGCGGATTCGTTGAAGTGTTCGAGGAAGGGAGGTACTGTCTGTATGGCTGGGATTGTGGGGAATGAATGGTCTTTGAAGGACATGAGCCCGATGGAATTGATTCCGTCTGAGACGAAGCTTACAGTTTATGGGGGTGGGGATGAGCAGTTTATGAAGATGCCTTTGGATGATTTGGTTAAACTGGTGGAATTTGGGAAGCTGAAGGTTAAGATCGGGCGTGTGTTTACAATGGAGGAGATTGTGGAGGCTCATCGATGCATGGAGAATGATGAGGCACAGGGGAAGATTGTAGTTATTCCGTGA
- a CDS encoding uncharacterized protein (COG:S;~EggNog:ENOG410Q2B6), which translates to MPRGSEYANAPAQSDNPIEAGETKAHGTSGNTDLNRVNKVAEFPEGAKGTGTAANPLSGQGSAGHQDGKGGHDPKTLGENKGLGAQ; encoded by the exons ATGCCTCGCGGATCCGAATACGCCAACGCCCCTGCCCAGAGCGATAACCCCATTGAAGCGGGCGAAACCAAGGCCCACGGAACCTCTGGC AATACCGACCTCAACCGCGTAAACAAGGTCGCCGAATTCCCCGAAGGCGCCAAGGGCACTGGTACCGCTGCCAACCCGCTTAGCGGCCAGGGCAGTGCCGGCCACCAGGATGGAAAGGGTGGTCATGACCCGAAGACTCTTGGGGAGAACAAGGGGCTGGGTGCTCAATGA